The Bacteroidota bacterium genome contains the following window.
TATTTACCAGAACCTCCTTTTGATTTTCAAACTTTAAGAGATTTTAGAAAAAGTAGTGATTTTAAGGAATATAGTACAGCTCTAACTTTTATTATTAGAGATATTCAGTCAAAGCAATCTTGGATAAGTGACTTTTTGAAGGAAGAGAGTGAGCAACCTTTGGATTTTATTGGTAAGTTTAACAAAAATGATGACTTCAAATTCATAGCAAAAAATATTAAAAAAGTATTAGAAATAGATGACCATTATCACAACAATGATATATTGAAGTATTGGACAGATAAAATTGAGCAAAAAGGAATATTTGTCTCTCTAACAAGTAATATTCATAGCCATTTAAAAATTGATATAGAAGAAGTAAAAGGATTTGCAATAACAGATAAATATGCACCATTTATTTTTATTAATAGTGCAGATAGTAAAAATTCCCAACTTTTTTCATTAATACACGAATTAGCTCATTTATGGATTAATACAAGTGGAGTTTCTGCATTTAATTTTATTGATTTTAGAGACACTAAAGACTTAAACAAATATGACCCAATAGAAATTTTATGTAATAAAGTTGCAGCAGAAATACTAATGCCCAAAGAATTAATAACAGATTTATTTAAACCAAATAGAGAAATTACCCCCGAAATAATTGAAAGAAAAGCAAGAGAGATAAAAGTTAGTTCTTTTGCTCTTCTTGTTAGATTAGTAAATATGAACATAATATCAACTACTAAATTTAACTCATATAAAAAAGTATTTAATGAAAAGTATGAAGCTTATTTAGAGAAACAAGCAAAAAAACCGAAACAGAAAGGTGGACCGAGTTATTATATACTTAAAATCAGAAAGAATAGTAGGGCTTTTACATCATTTATATACGGTAATTATAAGAGTGGCAAAATTTCTGGTTATGAGGCAAATAAATTATTAGACATTAAGGTAAGTAATTTTAAAAATTTAGAAAAACATTTATATGCTTGATAGTGAACAAAAATATTGTCTTGATACTAATTTTTTCATTGAAGCGTGGAATAAATACTATTCACCAGATTTTTGTTCTGAATATTGGGAGATTATTGATGAATTAGCAAAACAAGGAATTGTCTTTATAACGCGTGAGGTCAAGAAAGAGATTGACAAAGGGGATGATAATTTAAGGAATTGGTTGAAAGACAAAAGTTATATTGTAAAACCGATTGATGAAAGTGTTCAATTAAACTTAAAAAAACTTTATGCAAAAGATAAATCACATCAATATTTAGCAAATAATATAAAAAATAGGTCAATTGCTGACCCTTGGGTTATTGCTCATGCAATGGCTGAAAATGCGATTGTTGTTACAAAGGAATATTTATCAACAAGTAGCAATCCTCAAAAGGTTAAAATACCTGATGTATGTGAAAATATGAATGTGAAGTGGATTAATGATTTTGACTTTATTAAGGAAGTTAATATTAAATTTAATTGCAAAATAAACTAAGCCCTATGCATAACAAAGATTATACGTAATGCAGGCTTTTTTCTTAATATTTGGTAATTTTTAACAGCTTACCTAACATCTAAGCAGATAAAAAACCAATACTGTAAGTTTACCTACTGTTTTTTTGCCGAAAGTTTATCTTGTAACAGAAAACATTTTTCTGAACATTATAATTCTTCGACATATACATCTTTGGAAAATCCATAATACCTAAAATAAAATTTAGCCCATGTTCATTAGTTTACATTGAAAAATGATACACAACTTTTAATTTTATTATCTTATTTCTTTACCTTTGCAAAATATAAAAATATTATTCATGTGTTCTAATTTAAAACATTTATGTACAAATTTCACAAGTTAACTTTTTTGATTTTACTTGTTTTTATGGTTTTTAATGCAAAGTCGCAGTATATTAAACCTAATATAAGTTCAGGGGAAAAAGTAAAAAAATATATAAATACAAATATTTCCAAAATTAAATCTATCGAACCTTCAACATCTTTTTCAACTGAAAGTAATTGGATGTTGAGTGTAGCAACAATAAAATATCATGTAGAACATGATGTTCCTGATAATGAGTTGTTAGAAAAAATAAAGAAACAGAAAAATTTACTTAAAGAAAATAGTAAATCAATAAATTACAGAGAATCAAATTATAAAAATCCTGTAACACCTATAGTTAAAAGTGGTTTTGTTGCAAATTGGGAACGTTATGGAACACCTCCTGATAACACAATGGCAATTTCGGATGACGGAATTATTGTGAGTGCTATTAATTCAAATATAAATTATTATGATTCTGATGGTAATAAATTATATGGCAAATCATTTTATGATTTTTTTAATGATGCCTCATTGACATCTTTACTTTATGACCCTGTATTAACTTATGACGCAGGAGAAGACAGATTTATTTTTGTCGTTTTACATGGGAATAATTCTTCTACTTCTACCATTTTAATTGCCTTTTCTAAAACAGATGACCCATTGGACGGATGGAATATTTACAAAATGAAATTCAAAGATTTGAATTCTGTTTCTTACGCAAATAAATGGATTGATTTTCCTCGTGTCAGTATTTCAAACAATGAACTTTATATAACAGGAAATGTTTTTTATAACAATGAAGGGGGATATTATAGGGCAGTCTTAATTCAAATTGATAAACATGACGGTTACAATAATGATAATCTTTCGCACAAACTTTGGGATAAAATAATAGATGCTGACGGACATATACCTTTTACACTTGTTCCTGTTTCATACGGACATCACGGAACGATAGGACCAGGAACTTTTCTTGTTTCAAATAAAAGTGCAGGAGGTTCAAAAATATATCTTTACGAACTTACTGATGATATGGAAAACAATCCTATAGTAGTTTCTTATGCAATCCCTACAGAAGAGTATGAAGTTCCAGCAGATGCAAAACAGTATATTGAGAACCAATCAATTGACCCTGGAAGATTGAGCCTTGGTGATTGCAGGATAATGCATGGATTCTTTTTTGATAACACTATTCATTTTGTTTTTCATTCTGAATATAATTCTAGTGGTTATTCAGGAATAAATTACAATCGTTTGAATGTCATTAATAAAAGAAACGAATCAATAGTAATCGGAAAAGATAAATTTGATTTTGCATTTCCTGGTGTTGCTTCATCTTCACCCTATTTATCTGATGAAAAAGATGTGCTAATCGGTTTTTTGATAAGTGGCGAACTAACTTACCCCGGTATTGCCGCAGTTCATGTCGATCATGAAATGAATCCATCTGAGCATGTTGTTTTGAAAAAAGGAGATGACTATGTAAATATTATGCAAGGAG
Protein-coding sequences here:
- a CDS encoding XRE family transcriptional regulator; protein product: MRNKAIITPNILRWARETSKMPIETVALKIKVKEEKIDLWEKGNDYPTINQLEKLSKLYRRPISIFYLPEPPFDFQTLRDFRKSSDFKEYSTALTFIIRDIQSKQSWISDFLKEESEQPLDFIGKFNKNDDFKFIAKNIKKVLEIDDHYHNNDILKYWTDKIEQKGIFVSLTSNIHSHLKIDIEEVKGFAITDKYAPFIFINSADSKNSQLFSLIHELAHLWINTSGVSAFNFIDFRDTKDLNKYDPIEILCNKVAAEILMPKELITDLFKPNREITPEIIERKAREIKVSSFALLVRLVNMNIISTTKFNSYKKVFNEKYEAYLEKQAKKPKQKGGPSYYILKIRKNSRAFTSFIYGNYKSGKISGYEANKLLDIKVSNFKNLEKHLYA
- a CDS encoding DUF4411 family protein, with the protein product MLDSEQKYCLDTNFFIEAWNKYYSPDFCSEYWEIIDELAKQGIVFITREVKKEIDKGDDNLRNWLKDKSYIVKPIDESVQLNLKKLYAKDKSHQYLANNIKNRSIADPWVIAHAMAENAIVVTKEYLSTSSNPQKVKIPDVCENMNVKWINDFDFIKEVNIKFNCKIN
- a CDS encoding T9SS type A sorting domain-containing protein; the protein is MYKFHKLTFLILLVFMVFNAKSQYIKPNISSGEKVKKYINTNISKIKSIEPSTSFSTESNWMLSVATIKYHVEHDVPDNELLEKIKKQKNLLKENSKSINYRESNYKNPVTPIVKSGFVANWERYGTPPDNTMAISDDGIIVSAINSNINYYDSDGNKLYGKSFYDFFNDASLTSLLYDPVLTYDAGEDRFIFVVLHGNNSSTSTILIAFSKTDDPLDGWNIYKMKFKDLNSVSYANKWIDFPRVSISNNELYITGNVFYNNEGGYYRAVLIQIDKHDGYNNDNLSHKLWDKIIDADGHIPFTLVPVSYGHHGTIGPGTFLVSNKSAGGSKIYLYELTDDMENNPIVVSYAIPTEEYEVPADAKQYIENQSIDPGRLSLGDCRIMHGFFFDNTIHFVFHSEYNSSGYSGINYNRLNVINKRNESIVIGKDKFDFAFPGVASSSPYLSDEKDVLIGFLISGELTYPGIAAVHVDHEMNPSEHVVLKKGDDYVNIMQGDDRWGDYCGVQRKHNSGAPRVWISGCYGSNVRDFSKIPPIKIDNIYKSWIFEIADNNINDVEEKNLETKNKNTVFPNPVAEIMNIEFTLEQKKNIDISIVDINGKLVKLLYKDQVSKGKTHLSFNKKELESGIYFVVVSSGNEIILKEKILFMN